A stretch of the Lactuca sativa cultivar Salinas chromosome 9, Lsat_Salinas_v11, whole genome shotgun sequence genome encodes the following:
- the LOC111902147 gene encoding FRIGIDA-like protein 4a: MGSISIPDPGESTQAPSFDEFQRQTSLMTSCTLLWKELSDHFTSLEQSLLKKSDAIKDKIKTLDTETKASLSSLEERETTIENSVSIALRKVEAAVQAAAAAVGTSKCDDGEDNPEVDDSEGLLLRLKSYCVKMDSLGFWGFVASKKKEMELMRAQIPSALAECADPARFVLEAISEVFPVDKRALCVNDLSWACVLILESLIPVMVDPILGKSRVLVTPSVKKSAKEIAEKWKESLDQRGGIENVKAPDVHTFFQHLVTFGIVKNEDLDLYRKLVVGSAWRKQMPKLAVSLGLADKMPDMIEELISKGQQVDAVHFTHEVGLVDRFPPVCLLKAFLKDAKKAATSILEDPNNSSRAVHLAARKEQSALKAVIKCIEEYKLEAEFPPENLKKRLEQLEKVKVEKKRPAAVGPANKRTRASNVGPMPPAKAGRITTAYVSSFPAPPTFVRSPSHTQYPTGVPSYSVPPPMYVHGTRSPPYAAYSPEAAPLSPPLSYPGTPPMNYPAYGGYGNGMAPAYQHTYYR, from the exons ATGGGTTCAATTTCGATACCCGATCCCGGTGAATCAACTCAGGCACCAAGCTTCGATGAATTCCAACGACAGACATCACTTATGACCAGCTGCACTCTTCTCTGGAAAGAGCTCTCAGATCACTTCACGTCGCTCGAGCAAAGCCTCCTAAAGAAATCAGATGCAATTAAGGACAAGATCAAGACCCTAGACACCGAAACGAAAGCGTCTCTGAGTTCTCTGGAGGAGCGCGAAACTACGATCGAAAACTCCGTCTCCATCGCTCTACGAAAAGTTGAAGCTGCCGTGCAAGCCGCAGCGGCTGCAGTCGGAACCAGTAAATGCGATGATGGCGAAGATAATCCAGAAGTTGACGATTCCGAGGGTTTGCTTTTGAGGTTGAAATCGTATTGTGTGAAGATGGATTCGTTAGGGTTTTGGGGGTTTGTAGCTAGTAAGAAGAAGGAAATGGAGTTGATGCGGGCTCAAATTCCGTCGGCTTTAGCGGAGTGCGCAGATCCAGCTAGGTTTGTGTTGGAGGCAATTTCGGAGGTTTTTCCGGTGGACAAGAGGGCTTTGTGCGTGAATGATTTAAGTTGGGCTTGTGTTTTGATACTTGAGAGTTTGATTCCGGTGATGGTTGATCCGATTCTGGGGAAGTCGAGGGTTTTGGTGACGCCGAGTGTGAAGAAGAGCGCCAAAGAGATTGCTGAGAAGTGGAAGGAGAGTTTAGACCAGCGCGGTGGCATCGAGAACGTTAAGGCTCCTGATGTCCATACCTTCTTCCAGCATCTGGTGACTTTTGGAATTGTGAAAAATGAGGATCTTGATTTGTATAGGAAGCTTGTTGTTGGTTCAGCATGGCGTAAGCAGATGCCTAAGCTCGCTGTTTCCCTTGGCCTTGCTGATAAAATgcctg ATATGATTGAAGAACTAATCAGCAAGGGACAACAGGTTGATGCTGTGCATTTCACTCACGAAGTTGGTCTTGTAGACAGGTTTCCCCCTGTTTGTTTGCTAAAAGCTTTTCTAAAGGATGCTAAAAAGGCCGCAACATCTATTCTTGAAGATCCCAACAATTCCAGCCGTGCTGTG CATTTAGCTGCACGAAAAGAGCAATCTGCACTCAAAGCAGTCATCAAATGCATTGAAGAATACAAACTCGAGGCCGAGTTCCCTCCCGAGAACCTAAAGAAACGACTCGAGCAGCTGGAAAAGGTCAAGGTCGAGAAAAAGAGGCCAGCCGCCGTAGGTCCCGCCAACAAAAGAACCCGAGCCAGCAACGTGGGCCCCATGCCACCCGCCAAGGCCGGCCGTATCACCACCGCCTACGTCTCATCTTTTCCGGCACCGCCCACCTTTGTGAGGTCCCCGTCACACACCCAATACCCCACCGGAGTCCCATCATACTCTGTCCCACCGCCAATGTATGTGCACGGAACCAGGAGTCCGCCTTACGCCGCCTACTCGCCGGAGGCAGCACCGCTGTCTCCACCGCTGTCGTACCCAGGTACTCCTCCGATGAACTATCCGGCTTATGGTGGGTATGGAAATGGTATGGCTCCGGCCTACCAACATACTTACTATCGATAG